The DNA window TTAAGTTTTCATAAGAATATTGCGGTAATCGTTCCCTTAAGACGTGGAATACtgcattttcaaaactatattttgaaatattcaattCAGATTTCATCTTACGCCAGATATTAAGCATATGCCTACCCATTATTTTGACCCCTGCAACGCGATCGTAGTTCCATCTATTAATACGTTCTCTTGGGCCCTTTGCAGCTATTCTTGAAATCATGATATCCATAGGTATATCATATGCAAAGTTAGCACGAGCCAATAGATATCCCCACGATAACTTGTTAACTTCATAACCAGATAAGATATCGGGATCAATAATGAGAACCAAATCTGAAAATGCTTGAAGTAGTAACTCTTCCGATTCAAATACAGCTACGTCCACATTTCCACAGGCCTGTAGAATTAAAGATTCGAATctcttttcattttcatccaTAAAAATCATAATGCCTTCTTTGGATACACTGGAGAGTCTTTGTGCAGAGCAACCATTCATGGACCAAAAGATTATCTTAACAGGATCTAATTCTGGATTGGGTAATTTCGAATTTCTTGTAAGGATATGAAGTTCTAAGGATAGGTGTACAATTAAATTATCATCACCAAAGCTCTTGAGGTTTTCGGAGGGAATGTTAACTGATCCAAGAGGTACACCCTTTTCTTGACTAGGTCCTTCGATTTGAGACGCTCTTGGCAAGTTCGCTGGAGTTATTTCTAAAACTTCTGCGTATTTTGGTACGTTGGGTATATATAACCAACGGCTCAATCCTTGAGATGAAATATTCAAGTCATATTTGGATGACTCAAAATTACCAACTCTgtcaaatttttctttgcAACTTATATGATTAGATGTGATTGAGATTCTTGTATCTGGGTTTAAATACctttttctgtttctaAGGTCTACTGGATTAGAAAAATAAGGCTCCTGGTATTCAATCGTTGGTAATCCATTGTCCTTGATATCATTCACAATTGAATCATAACTTAAAGGCAAGTTTTTGTATCGataatatggatatatGTACTGTATACCATTATTCAGCGGTTTGCATTGCCATATATTCTTACTGGATTGTGACGGCACCAATTTATTGTTTTGTAGCTTCCTCCTCTTAACAAAGCCTTTGGTAAGTTGAGAATCGTCAAAATTCGTATTCTTTTGAGGCattttttcagtttgaTTATCTATCAAGTCGATAGGTATATCTGTGTAATCTATTTCgtccaacaacaatatatCTAAATCACttaaatcttcatctgtGCATGAAACAATTTGAGTTGCCGTTTGAAATTCATTCTGTTTATAATCAAAACTAATAGGTATGCAAGGCCACAGTTCTGGAATTGCAGCTGCAGTTGTCACTAATGAATTAATCCATGGTGGAGtatcaacaaaattctGAAACTCTGGTAGTTTCCCATTGTTTTTCCCggttttatttttggcTCTTTCATAAAAGCGCTTTAACTCAGCATCAACACTCCAACTAGTTGCACATTCGACCCGATCGAGATCATTTGGAGTAGAATATGTATCCAACTTGAGGACTTTTCGGAGATGTAAAACATCCTTCCATAAatgttttgttgaagacaCATATGATTTAGTGTCGGTAGTATTTCCTAAACCAAGGacatcaacaaaatcatgATGAATATTGCGGTATTCTATATCATCGCGATTTCTAATAAACTGAGGAATAACATCTATTTCCAACACACAGTTTCCGACACGTTCAAAGTCATGAGTCTGCAAAACGTTTTCTGTTTCGGATAAGAATTGATTAAAAAAGGACTCAAGATACCCGTCAGATATTAAGTTATCAAAGCCATCAAATTGATTCAATATCGGTTTTCTAAAGTAAcattttgataatttgagCCAGGAACAACCAAACAAATTATAGTCTGTAGACATTTGTAAAAGATATGGGATATGGGACTCGTAAACTTCGAGCTTtttatcaaataataaCCCTTGGCGTAACATATCAGATAATGTGACAACATAATTAGGATTCAAAAGAGAAATCTTGTAGAAGGCTGACCAACCGACATGGAAACCATAAAATGGGATACCTTTGACCAAAGACACATTAGCAACATATCTTAGATCTTGTATTGTTTCCTCGGACCTTTCAGGGGCACCATTAGGCTGAGTATTATTAGCCTTCCGTAATGCAAGTTCTAATAGTATATGTAGCTCCTGGCAGTCATTGATTGGTACATTTATAGAATTATCCTGATTAGAGTCGAACCGAACAAATATGTAAGGGAATACACCATGCAAGTGACACAAAACGGTATAACCCCCTGGCAATGAGCCATAAAGCCTAATTATTGGCGCCTCGAGGAACTTCCTATTAGGTAAACTATTTCCACACTGCCTATCTAAGATCGTGGGACTACTTTGATAAGTATCATAGTCATTCCACTGTATTTGGATTAGACTGCCAGACTCACTATCATTCATTACTGAATAGGTGCAGTCATATTATACGCAACTGGTGCGGTATTTGGTTATCGGCTTTGCTCTTGCTGTATAGGGTttatattgtatatttaaaTGTAACGAACGATGTCCGGTCCTGGAATAATTTCTTGCTGTTTCATCTCTAATGGCAGCCAACCCGACAAGAGTGTTCAAGAATGGATATTAAGAATACAatcgtatatataaagGTACCTGGTCGAAGGTGGGATGGGTTTGTTGATCACCCAAAGTTTCGGTGGAACTAcgaacaagaaaagaagctgTGGTCATTAGTGTCAACTCTGGATAATAAGGATGAAATTGATTGGGAGTTACTGGTTAAAGAGCTAAAAGCACCGGAGTTCTTTCTGAGAAAGAGAACGTATAAACTGTTCAGCAATCATCTGAAATCACTAGAAAGACAAGTCCATAATAGAACATCTGTTAGTCCTCATAGTATGGGATTAGTCGATGATATGGACCCCCAACCGGTAACTTTGAGCACTAAAGTTCCTAAAGAGACAAACGCTTTAGATAACCTgcatatattgaaaagcGTGCGTCCGAAACCACCTAGAGATGAAGATGTGGTTGATAGCTCTGGCACCAGTGAGTTGTCTAGTTTGAGTGTTAGCAAGTCCGCTCTGGAGGAAGCCTTAATGGATCGATTGCAACTCTAGGCTACACCTACTACATTGGCATTCGAAAAACcaatttgttttcaaaattttacGACGTTGATGTATTGGAAGATCCAGTATACCCTTGTAATCTATGCACAGTTCGTCTCCCATCTTTACATCCTTGTTTAGCACAAAGTTCATTACATTTCCGATACGTttttttgacaaattaGGTGCACAAGAATGATTGAAAAATGACCCCTCTGGAAGCATCCAATAGCCTAGATATTCTCGATTATCAAATGCTTCATTTTCTTGCCATATTCCAAAGGAATTCCCATACTCGCTTCCCAATATCTTTCTAAACAACTCCCGAGTCATTAGAGACTTCAAGTTTTCAGGCAAAGTGACATACAAGAACATATAAACTTCCGTTTGGAACTTCAGTAACACTGGGAATTCACATATTTTCTGCAGTTCATTAGACTGAAGATTCATAAAAGATTTATACATTGGTGAATCCCGCTCCATatgttttaatttaaataaGCATTCCGCCACAAACCGGGCACAAGAGTAATGTTCCTCATCTAGAACCACCTTCATCGCCTCCAGTCTAGCAGGTAATTTTACGCCGTTGATCTGCGGTATCCATTTCTTTTCTACCTTATCCCAAGCCCTCTCAATACTCGAAGAAGTAATAATATCCCCGCCGTCTACCGTCCCTTCCTCCACCATAACCTTTTTGTTCCGTTTGCATCTCTGTAAACTACTGGATATTGCCTCAAACACTTCTAGCAAGTCACTTATGTGCTTCGTACTTAAAAATTCGTCTCTACACAGCTCATTACAAAACCACATACCAGCTCCGGTAAACGTCCTGTGAACTTTCATGCCCAGCTTTTCAGCCTGCTCAGAGTTAACCCTAatcttcatcgtctttCCATGATCGTAGTGAAAACAGTAATGGCATACTTCCTTTCTGAATCCATAACATATAGTTGACCCGATTGCCCTTTGAAGTTGTAGAACCGTCATTCCTTTCTTTAAGTCCTGGTTAGCGAAGCACGTACGCCCGCTATGCCGCGTGGACTTTACATCAAAATACTCAGATAATTGTATATCCTCTTGCATAATACGATTAACCTTTATTATAACAACTGGCTTCCTGTTTTTCGTTCTGAATGcatcaataataaatcTAGTTCTGGTAATATTTTAGTTCATGGTACGCGATTAGCTGTATTACGTATTCCAACAATTGTGCTGGCGAAACGGTTTTTCACAAAACTCTGTCCGGGTATGCTGGTATCCTTTCCGGACTATATACCGGTGCTATTCTTGATACCGGGACTGGCACCCATGAAAGCAGGTCATGACTTAAATCACAAAATACTTGAACCAATACTGATGTATCTCCTTTCCTGAGAGCTGTCCATCATTGTTTTGATCTATTATAAGATCCTTTTGTGGAGTTCATAAGTCTGCTGGTAACTCTTTGACCTCCTGCGATATTCTATAACGATTTAATATCGAAATGTCGCTTTACAAATTAATCACACCAAAAGAATTCTCTAAGCTTATTAAGAATACCACGAATTCTCGTGTGATCCCTGTTGATGCTACATGGTATTTGcctatatttaaaaaagatgGTAGGTCAGAGTTTAGGAATGTTGAAAGGATACCTAATGCAGTGTATTTCCACCTTGGAGAAGTTTCAGATAATGAGCCCAAAGCTTCACGCATGTTGCCCACTTTGGATGTCTTTAACGGTGCAATGAGTAAATTGGGTATCAAATCAGATGACACATTAGTCGTTTATGACAGGATTAATAACTTCAGTGCTTCTAGGGTTGCTTGGGTGCTAACAACTTTAGGTCATTCTAAAGTTTATTTGATGACTGGTTTCAATCAATATGTGAAGGAAGGGTACACAGTTGATCATGATAAAGTTCTCTCAGACTCCCCATATCCCGCTACTAAATACGAATCCACAAACAGTTTCAAAGGTGAGCAGGTTATTTCGTTTGAAGCTTTGTCTGAGTTGGTGTCTTCGGGCAAGATCAAGGATTATAATCTTTTTGATGCCAGATCTGAAGATCGGTTCCTAGGCGAGGAGGATGCAGGTGCTACAAATCCACCTACCTCCGGTCATGTTTTAGGTTCTCAGCCATTGCCATACATGGAAGTTTTAGATGATGGTACTTTCCCATCTGATCCAAAGAAGATGTTAGAGAAAGTAGAacaatctttgaaagagCACGGCACTCATTTTGACCGCAATCGCCCAACCATCGTAATGTGTAACTCAGGTGTTACGGCCTGTATCATAAAGACAGCTATTGAGCTCGCTAGCCTAGGTTCTGCTAAGTTGTATGACGGTTCATTTTCTGAGTGGGCCCTGAGAGCAGACCCTAAGTATATTGCAAGGGGTAAGGATTGGTAATGATTGATTCAAACCTATATAActaaattatatattacagATCACCAAGAATACTGAATAAACATATGAATATGGACTTAATAGCTATAATTCTTTCAGTGCATGGTTTTGGGTTATGATCAGTGACCGTCACCTGCAACGATTACTATGGCGGAGTTCCGTTTGGACAAAAAGTTGTTACTAAACTTTAACTAGCGTTCATTTAACTGCTACCATTATAAGCTATAAGGAATCCATATTACACTAATGACTGCTATGTCGAACATTCAGGAGTCGTTGCAGCCGATAGACTTTGACTCCCCAGTCGTTGCAGCCAAGTCTGTCTTGATTCCTCCTGGTAAGGAATGGAGGGTCAAAGTGCCAGCTGAATCCAAGCTGACAGTTAAAATCCTATATGGTATCGCAGAGCTATTTGGTACGGAACTAACTAATGATATCGAATACACATTTAAATGTGCTAATATTGCTATACTCGCTATTGATCATGTAAAATTTGAATGGAAGAGTTCAGACCCGTTGGAGCCATCTTTGTCGTCTGACACATCGATGCCCTACATCTACAACATGCATTTTGCTTTGGAAAAAATGAGGATATCAAGCTTCGATGGTCCTAGAATACTTATAGTTGGAAAATCTTCCTCAGGGAAGACTACTCTAGCCAAAACTCTCTGTGCATATGCATTAAAGAGCAAAGCTTATACCCCGATGTACGTCAATCTAAATCCACAGGAAGGTGTCTTTTCCCCGCCGGGTTGCTTAACTGCCACACCAATCTCAGATATTTTAGAGGTGGAATCCACTACCTGGGGTCAGAGTATGACCAGTGGTGCTACAAGGCTTCATAATAAGCAACCCATGGTGAAGAATTTTGGGTTGGAAGTGATTGCTGAAAATCGGGAATTGTATATTGAGATTATGGACCAGTTGGCACGGAGTGTTGATGGGAGACTGAAAAATGATCCTCATGTGAGACGGTCTGGTGTCATTGTTGATACACCACCTATATCTCATTTGGACGAAAGCTTTGTTGAATTGGAGGCAGctatcaaaaacttcaacatcGGTACGTTAGTTGTATGTGCTAGTGACGATTCCTTGGCCATCCaactaaatcaaaaatttcaaactCAGGTACGCTCCATTGTAAGAATTCCGACCAGCCCAGGAACTGTCGAAATTGATGAGGTAGCTAGAAGGGCGTTTCAAAGAAGTCAAGTTAGTGAGTATTTTTACGGAAATTTGGTTACGGTTCTAAGTCCATATACCATCGGAGTCGATCTCATGGATGTGGTAATATGGAAGCCAAAAAGTAAGCTGACTACACCTGGCATTTCCAAAACCACAAACATGATAGAATTAGATCGTGTTGAGGTTACCGCCAGTAATTTGCAACATGCTCTTGTGGCCATAACATACGCACCAAGAAAGAGTACCCCACAAGAAGTCCTGAAAAGTGATATTCTTGGATTAGCGTTGATTACAGAAGTTAACGATAGCAAAAGGAAAATGAGAATATTACTACCAGTTCCTGGCCGGTTACCTGATAAGGCAATGATTCTGACTGCATATAGATATCTAGAATAAGACCATTTATAAACTTCATTATGTCTTGGTATATTCGTTTCctgtaataataaaataaaatcacTTTGATACGCAAAATTGCTGTTGTACGAACACCAATGGCCAGCCTATAGCGGGCACTAGGTATTGATCCATTTACAACCCTCTTCATGTTTATGTTCCTTAGGTAATTCATACTGTCCTTGGCCGTTTAAAGCCCTGTGGCTTCCACTATCATCCAATACGTGATTTAGAGACAACTTCCGCCTTGAATATTAAAGTTATTATAATGTAACCTTTGATGCTATCACAAACTTCGTAGTAAGTACCACAAAAATTGTAATGGCTTTGAAGGATTCAAAGTTGTACCAGCAAATACAGTTAACGAAATGGTATGATCCACATGATGTTTCTGGTCTTTTATTAGTGTTATTCTATGCGTTGGGTACGATTGATATTGACCCTGAAATACTTCTCCGTGTACTAGATCCCACAGGTATAGGAGCGATCCACAACTATGATAAGAACTTAGATTTACATTTAACTGTTAAATTGCCAACTTTAGAAGCATTGGTTGAATTTTTACTTGAAGCAGATGAGGAGAATGCTGCTTTAACGCTAGTAACAGCGTTAGATCAAATTCCTAGTATTCATGGATTGATTCAATTGagtatattttttaaaacaagaATTGTGATAGATTCTATGAGGGATATACCAGATccatatttcaaaagagGTATTAGTAAGAAATCAATCTTTTATGTTTTATTGTCAAAGAAGTTTCGAAGTTTTAACGATGTTTATTTAAGTGGTGATATGAATCAGAAATGGAAGGAAATTAAGAGCTATAGGTCTGAATTTAAAACTTGCGAAATTTGGGATAAAATTAAGTCCAAACTTCCCGCTAAAATTACCTTTTTAACTAAAGTTTTTAACGAATCTGAAGAAAATGCATTGCCGCTCCCTGTTATACGAGTTCCAGAATCCATACAAGCTGCTGAAGTGTACCCCTGGCTTATAACTACACGTGAGCGATATGAACAGATCGTTAATATGGAATTAACTAAAATTAACACATATACTCCTCCAGATTTAACTATTCCGGAAGGTTTGGTACGCTATACTAGCTTGCATCAAAAAACTACGTTTCCTAGTGTGCTAATGGTGCAATATACCATTGCCCTCTTGAATAAAAATTACCAGGAGAGCCAGGATTTACTATTTCGAATATTTGATTATGCAGGCTCGAGCTTTGAAACTTCACAGGCGTATGATTCCGCGAGCGGGCCGTTATTTAACTCATTTATGCTAAGTCATTTATTTCGCGCTTGTGGTACCCCTCAAGCTGCTGTGAAGAGAATTGAAAATGTGGTAAAGTTAGTCAGAGAACATGGATCTCTGACTGGGGTTCAACCAATGCTATATTCTTTGTTTACCTTCTTAAAAGATTATCCCCATTTATCTGATAACCTACAGTCAGCTGTGAGTCAATTAAAGAAGTACTTTGAAAATACCGCCAGGAATTCGCTAAACAGCATCAAATTTCTCTATGCAATTGAGTCACTAATGCAATTGAGTCGAGATGCTTATATTCCCCAAGCTTTGGAAAATGCTTACAAAACTCGAATGCTATGTATGCTAGATGATAAAAGTAGACAACATGAGAACGTTGATCCATTAATAAATACTATAGAGATTTGGGATAAAATTGGGATAAAGGAAATTGCTCCGTGTTATTCGATATACACTACAAGAGCTCGTGATTATTCTGATTATCGCGGCACCTATAATGAAGTTTCAAAAGCCTTGAAGGATGGTAATGATGCGCCATTGTATTCCTGCAATACCACTTCTTGGCCATATAATGAGCAACAAAAGATCAAAAGATTGAGGATTCAGTATATGAGGCGGATCGGGGAATTGGACGAGGCTATGATGTTAGTAAACCGATATGTTGAAGATACTAGGTCTAAAATACCCGACAAATATTGGGAATTTAAATTCATGCAAGAAAAAGTATATCTATTGTTTTCTTGTGGAATGGCTGCACGATCTATCATGTTTATTATGGATATGATTAATTCTGCTGATAAATGCAAAAACCCATATCAACTCGCACAATGTTTTGTATTGTTATCAACAGCACTAGTTACCTTACGAAAATACGACGTTGCGATTCAGTTGATGAAGGGCAACATGCATACAGTTTTTCAATTTAACCACAAGGAGTTAGAGAAGAAATTCCTTGGCATCTACATTGAAGCTATGAAACACGTTGATCCACCTTCTAAGGGCGCAACGGTAGAACAGCTAGTAACCCTTTGGAATAGGCACTATGATAACAGTCAATCAACTAAATAGTCTTTATTGCTTAATCCAAAATATGGATTCTCTTCTGCTTGCATTTCGACTATTGGAACTATAGAAGGCCTCCCATGTGCACATTGGAAAGGAATATTGCACTTAGATAATTCATTAATAAGCAAAACACACTCCTCATGGGTTAAAGTATCTCCGAACATTACCGCTGACCGACAAGCTTTGCTGTTAAAAATTTCTATAAGAAGTCTGGGCATAgcattaatatatttccaCCATTGAAGGTTGTCTAACATTTCATTTGGCAATACAGTGGACTTCAGAGATGAGGCTCTAATCTTTTTGTGAGATTTTAGATCATAACCATGCTGTAGAAGaactttcttcaaatatgtaGCACAGTTTTTTGCCCTGGCATCGACAAGCCGGGGTACAAAGGTTATTAACATGATGCTTTCACCAGTAGTTTCCTCTATCGTAAAATTAAACCCccaaaatgaaaattcGTCCTTataacttttgaaaagCTCTGCTTCAGTAGATGTCACTGGGATTTTAATGCTACAGTTGACGTTTTGGTCTAATGGAAATGGTCCAAGTATGTTGATTAAGTAGTCCCTGATGTACGTTTCCAATTTAATGCGTTCATCTGCAGCATGTTGATCTAATATGAGTAACAAGGggtttttattgaattttgaaggttgcaatttcaataaaataaactttTTGTCAACTTGATTTATTACTATACAGTCTTTTAGCTGGGATTTTTTAATCTTAAAGCAGCTAGCATCGTTTTTCTTTAGATAGTCAGAGATGCTTTCATCTTCGATCTCAACTTTCGGTATGTCAGAATAAGACTGTGTCTTCTTTGCACTAGCTGTAAATACCTTCTCcttaattttttttattatagaGTATTCTATGCATTCATTGACCTTCTCCACTACAGGAACCTCTACCTTTGTCTTCTGCCTCTTTCGTCCCATAATAATACGTCCGATAAACTCCCGTTCACTTAATTTAGCGCTTTTTGTGTTCGTTCCAAGAACAATGTTTGTAGTGGGTGTTGCAACCAAATATTGTTGGCTGCTAGAGTTGTTTAACAACATGGAACTAAAAGCTTCGGATTTTGTAGCCTTTCCTGGGCCAGAAGTATCCACACAGTAGCCTTGCAATTTCAAAAAGGACTTCACCACATGTAGTATCAACGGCTGAACTACGCTTGTATGCTCTGAATCTGTAACGACTTTTGCAGGGTGCTGCATTAAGTCGCTTACAGAATTGGGACAAGCGCACTTGATTAAAAACACGGGGTAACTGCTGTAAGGTTGTCCAACACTTTTGACATCAGAAATGTAGGCATCGCTAGTACCAAAGTTTGCCGACCTAAAAATCTTGTTTAACATGACGTAAAAGCTTTTGTCTTCGTAACTTTGcttgtttatatatataaattgGTAATCCCGCGTAGGTACAGGAATGACTGAGATAATCCCATCCACTATGAAGTCCTGATATCTAGCTGAGacatatttgaagttttcaGGACCACATATGGCACCAAAGGTATTCTGAAATATTGAAGTTAGACTTTTAGACAACTGCACAGTCTTTGAGATGTTTTTAGAACATATAATCGTTTTTCGTTGCGACCCGTCAATGAATACAACAGACACGTTAAGTACCGGTAAACAAATCAACACTTGTAAAATATACCGCTTAATCTCGTCATACACCTTATACATCGGTTCCTTCGTGATCATCTTCCTTCGAACAGGCAAATTGTAAAACAGATCAGTCAAAACTACAGTCGTGCCTGTGCTATTCTTTACGGCATACATCAACTTCTCAGCGTCCTTAGGCCCAACCATTACAGCCCTCGAAGGCAAAGCACGCATCCAAATAGAATTATATTCATGATATCTCGATACAACAGTAACTTTAGATATATTGCTCAAAGTAAATATCCCTTCCCCTCGGAAACCAAACGTTCGAATCCCTTCAAGACTCTCCAAATTTCGTAGCTTCGACGTAAAGTTCTTCTGTCCAACCATATTCAAATCCTCCGGCGATATCCCGTGTCCGTCATCCTTAACAACAACTTTCCACCTACCGACATCCACATACACTTCAACATTAGCACACCCACTATCGACACTGTTTTGAACCAGCTCCCTAACCGCTGATCCAATCGAAACAATAGATATTTGTGACTGCAGCAACTGCAACACGTCGTCCTGCAATTTTTCCAGCTTCCCCATCACCCgatctggctcaactatATATCCAAAACTTCGAACTGGTCTCGTAAACCACCAAGTATACCACAGACTAGTATATTGGTCTCCTGTGTATGTGTATTCGTTCTATATATGTAGAAGATCATGTGATGTTAGCTTCATCGCGCTGTCTGTATTTGGCCGTTACCCTGCTCCTTACTTCGAAGTGCCTGCAATCGCCAGAACTACACAGTATGCATATACACAATATTATAGATACATTAGTGCTTTGGTAGTAATTATTTAACGTTCTTTATGAATACATCTTATTTGAAGTCCCACTAGTATAACCCgtataatgaaaataacaTAGGAACCAAGTAAAGAGTGGGGGAACACCGAATGTCAGTGtcagaagcagaaaaaaaaagatatctaAGTAATCCTTTGAAATGAACCGTGCAACAACGCCCGTC is part of the Eremothecium cymbalariae DBVPG#7215 chromosome 2, complete sequence genome and encodes:
- the REV3 gene encoding DNA-directed DNA polymerase (similar to Ashbya gossypii AAL099C) encodes the protein MNDSESGSLIQIQWNDYDTYQSSPTILDRQCGNSLPNRKFLEAPIIRLYGSLPGGYTVLCHLHGVFPYIFVRFDSNQDNSINVPINDCQELHILLELALRKANNTQPNGAPERSEETIQDLRYVANVSLVKGIPFYGFHVGWSAFYKISLLNPNYVVTLSDMLRQGLLFDKKLEVYESHIPYLLQMSTDYNLFGCSWLKLSKCYFRKPILNQFDGFDNLISDGYLESFFNQFLSETENVLQTHDFERVGNCVLEIDVIPQFIRNRDDIEYRNIHHDFVDVLGLGNTTDTKSYVSSTKHLWKDVLHLRKVLKLDTYSTPNDLDRVECATSWSVDAELKRFYERAKNKTGKNNGKLPEFQNFVDTPPWINSLVTTAAAIPELWPCIPISFDYKQNEFQTATQIVSCTDEDLSDLDILLLDEIDYTDIPIDLIDNQTEKMPQKNTNFDDSQLTKGFVKRRKLQNNKLVPSQSSKNIWQCKPLNNGIQYIYPYYRYKNLPLSYDSIVNDIKDNGLPTIEYQEPYFSNPVDLRNRKRYLNPDTRISITSNHISCKEKFDRVGNFESSKYDLNISSQGLSRWLYIPNVPKYAEVLEITPANLPRASQIEGPSQEKGVPLGSVNIPSENLKSFGDDNLIVHLSLELHILTRNSKLPNPELDPVKIIFWSMNGCSAQRLSSVSKEGIMIFMDENEKRFESLILQACGNVDVAVFESEELLLQAFSDLVLIIDPDILSGYEVNKLSWGYLLARANFAYDIPMDIMISRIAAKGPRERINRWNYDRVAGVKIMGRHMLNIWRKMKSELNISKYSFENAVFHVLRERLPQYSYENLTKFWNDKSEQVNINIVINYWKKRVSYNIRLVEVQQIISKTFEEARLIGIDFYSVMSRGSQFKVESFLARICKSEYFILLSPSKSALKKQKALECVPLIMEPQSSFYKSPLLVLDFQSLYPSVMMAYNYCYSTVIGRVRELTNKNNEIGITKINIPANILHLMDEHITISPNGVLFLRENIRKSVLSKMLKDILSTRILIKETMKALPKEERSLLNSLNNRQLALKFLANVIYGYTSASYSGRMPCSDIADSIVQTGRETLRKAIEMIESEYAWGAKVVYGDTDSLFVYLPGKSLEQAFEIGNSIARAVTAANPSPVKLQFEKVYHPCILVSKKRYVGYSYQDLSQKVPKFDAKGIETIRRDGCPAQQKIVQKSLEILFLEKDLSKVKSYVMDQFRKITLGNVSIQDFCFAREVRIGTYKNEYVLPPAARVAEDNMLKDIMAKPEYRERVSYVVVKGKQGERLLDRCISPDEFMASPNLELDADYYITKTLLPPLERFFNLVSMDIRQCYRELPRYLRFNPVTGISNNSLQRSMKVSTCLNCRNRVLFNSKIKLCEECIRNPSKIVGNLLYENLSIESKFRSIVAACKVCSDSMTKLANDTTKKAIRTCESLDCPIYYSRNKSQRLLTGSLWNDIHRTLKRLDSW
- the ATG29 gene encoding Atg29p (similar to Ashbya gossypii AAL098W); translation: MDIKNTIVYIKVPGRRWDGFVDHPKFRWNYEQEKKLWSLVSTLDNKDEIDWELLVKELKAPEFFLRKRTYKLFSNHLKSLERQVHNRTSVSPHSMGLVDDMDPQPVTLSTKVPKETNALDNLHILKSVRPKPPRDEDVVDSSGTSELSSLSVSKSALEEALMDRLQL
- the SET6 gene encoding Set6p (similar to Ashbya gossypii AAL097C), with product MQEDIQLSEYFDVKSTRHSGRTCFANQDLKKGMTVLQLQRAIGSTICYGFRKEVCHYCFHYDHGKTMKIRVNSEQAEKLGMKVHRTFTGAGMWFCNELCRDEFLSTKHISDLLEVFEAISSSLQRCKRNKKVMVEEGTVDGGDIITSSSIERAWDKVEKKWIPQINGVKLPARLEAMKVVLDEEHYSCARFVAECLFKLKHMERDSPMYKSFMNLQSNELQKICEFPVLLKFQTEVYMFLYVTLPENLKSLMTRELFRKILGSEYGNSFGIWQENEAFDNREYLGYWMLPEGSFFNHSCAPNLSKKRIGNVMNFVLNKDVKMGDELCIDYKGILDLPIHQRRKILKTNWFFECQCSRCSLELQSIH
- the TUM1 gene encoding thiosulfate sulfurtransferase (similar to Ashbya gossypii AAL096W), with the protein product MSLYKLITPKEFSKLIKNTTNSRVIPVDATWYLPIFKKDGRSEFRNVERIPNAVYFHLGEVSDNEPKASRMLPTLDVFNGAMSKLGIKSDDTLVVYDRINNFSASRVAWVLTTLGHSKVYLMTGFNQYVKEGYTVDHDKVLSDSPYPATKYESTNSFKGEQVISFEALSELVSSGKIKDYNLFDARSEDRFLGEEDAGATNPPTSGHVLGSQPLPYMEVLDDGTFPSDPKKMLEKVEQSLKEHGTHFDRNRPTIVMCNSGVTACIIKTAIELASLGSAKLYDGSFSEWALRADPKYIARGKDW
- the CLP1 gene encoding cleavage polyadenylation factor subunit CLP1 (similar to Ashbya gossypii AAL095W), with product MTAMSNIQESLQPIDFDSPVVAAKSVLIPPGKEWRVKVPAESKLTVKILYGIAELFGTELTNDIEYTFKCANIAILAIDHVKFEWKSSDPLEPSLSSDTSMPYIYNMHFALEKMRISSFDGPRILIVGKSSSGKTTLAKTLCAYALKSKAYTPMYVNLNPQEGVFSPPGCLTATPISDILEVESTTWGQSMTSGATRLHNKQPMVKNFGLEVIAENRELYIEIMDQLARSVDGRLKNDPHVRRSGVIVDTPPISHLDESFVELEAAIKNFNIGTLVVCASDDSLAIQLNQKFQTQVRSIVRIPTSPGTVEIDEVARRAFQRSQVSEYFYGNLVTVLSPYTIGVDLMDVVIWKPKSKLTTPGISKTTNMIELDRVEVTASNLQHALVAITYAPRKSTPQEVLKSDILGLALITEVNDSKRKMRILLPVPGRLPDKAMILTAYRYLE